GCCGACGTATCTCGCCTCGCACATCTCCGAAATCGAGGTTGCACAGAAAGCCTGGCCGAAAATCGTCTTCAACGAATTGCGCGAGCACTCCGGCGCGCCGTTCAAGAAGGCGATGTAAGGTAGACGCTCGCTGTACCACGCCGGGCGCGGGTCGGCCCGGCGGCTTCAACCCATCTTCAGCACTTCCTCGCGCAGCCAGCCAGCGAACGCCTGCACGTGTTCGAGCGCCGCATGCCGCTGCACGACATCGAGCCAGTAGCCAAACGGGCCGCTGACCTCGATCTCCGACATCCGCACGAGACTTTCATCCGCCAGCTCATCGACGATCATGTTGCGATCGACGATCGCAAGGCCGACGCCCTTGCGTGCTGCGTTGATCGCCTGCTGCAGGTTCGAAAACTCGATGCCTTCTTCCGCGTAGTGCGCCGGGAGTCCAGCGGTCTGGAGCCACGCCGGCCACAGGTTGAGTCGCGCTTCGTTGTGCAGTACGTGCAGCGCCGGCATTTTGCCGAGCAGTGCTTCCAGCGGTTCCCCAGCGAGTTTCGGCGCCCCGACGAGCGTGTGGCGCTCGATCATCAGCAGCTCGGACTGCGCGTCAGGTAACCCTTCGCGACCGAAGCGGATGTTGCAGTGA
The DNA window shown above is from Paraburkholderia sp. BL10I2N1 and carries:
- a CDS encoding LysR family transcriptional regulator is translated as MRRLPSLIALRFFEETARHLSFNRAATALCVTQGAVSRQIKILEESLGAKLFERDHKGIKLTAAGLQLLPCVSEAFDTIERGTRQLTTGRGRRRLVLSVPPTFATQWFSPRLGSLAVELPDVELSVRTEPTDDCHCNIRFGREGLPDAQSELLMIERHTLVGAPKLAGEPLEALLGKMPALHVLHNEARLNLWPAWLQTAGLPAHYAEEGIEFSNLQQAINAARKGVGLAIVDRNMIVDELADESLVRMSEIEVSGPFGYWLDVVQRHAALEHVQAFAGWLREEVLKMG